The nucleotide window CCTCCCTGAAAGACCTGGATTTCTACGCCCTGCCCAGGTTTTCCTGCGCCCCCAGGCTGTTCCTAGATAAGGGGTAGGGTATCGGGGTATGTTGTTTCCTGAGGGCAGCCACTTTGTGACTTCGAGGAGGGTCTTCAGTGAAGATAGACAAGGACATGTTCAGGCTCGATGGCAAGGTAGCCGTGATTACAGGCGGCAGCAGGGGCATCGGCAAGGCCATTGCCCTGGGAATGGCTACCTTCGGGGCTGACGTCGGGATCGCGGGCCTCAGCCCCGAAAGCCAGGACACGGTGAGGGAGATAGAGGCCTTGGGCCAAAAGGGTGCCTTCGTCAAGACCGACGTGGGCAGGGTACGGGAGGTACAGGAGGCCATGAACAGGATCGCCGGGAGCCTTGGGACTGTGGACATACTGGTGAACAACGCGGGGGTCGCAGCGGTTACCCCTGCCGAAGAGGTTTCCGAGGAGGAATGGGACAGCGTAGCTGGGGTCAATCTCAAGGGACTCTTCTTTGCCTCCCAGGCGGCAGCCAGGATAATGAAGGACCACGGGAGGGGGGGCAGGATCATCAACATCGGGAGCATCTTCGGACTTGTAGGCAG belongs to Bacillota bacterium and includes:
- a CDS encoding SDR family oxidoreductase; this translates as MKIDKDMFRLDGKVAVITGGSRGIGKAIALGMATFGADVGIAGLSPESQDTVREIEALGQKGAFVKTDVGRVREVQEAMNRIAGSLGTVDILVNNAGVAAVTPAEEVSEEEWDSVAGVNLKGLFFASQAAARIMKDHGRGGRIINIGSIFGLVGSELGASVYHASKGAVQNLTRALACEWAKYGILVNNIGPGFIVTDMTQALRENPVMAKALEDRHALKRFGRTEEIVGAAVFLASPAASFVTGENLYVDGGYTAW